Proteins encoded in a region of the Vicia villosa cultivar HV-30 ecotype Madison, WI linkage group LG5, Vvil1.0, whole genome shotgun sequence genome:
- the LOC131601199 gene encoding probable CoA ligase CCL8, whose product MKVPTMYIRLIQGYHAMDPELQAASASGARNLRLMMSGSSSLPQPVLQEWESITGHRLLERYGMTEFIIALLNPLKGERKAGTVGKPLPGVQVKILADEEHESGESEGGELCVKSPSLFKEYYNLPEKMKESFTDDGFFKTGDVVTTDKDGYFIILGRKNADIIKNGGYKLSALEIESVIVEHPAVSECCVLGIPDKVYGEIVCAIIVPAAKSEEESKLALSLVELSTWAKTKLAPYKIPTRLIVWESLPRNAMGKVNKKDLKKLVTSE is encoded by the exons ATGAAGGTTCCAACTATGTACATTCGACTAATACAAGGCTATCATGCCATGGATCCAGAGCTGCAAGCCGCTTCTGCATCTGGTGCAAGGAATTTGCGTCTAATG ATGAGTGGATCCTCTTCGCTTCCTCAACCTGTTTTGCAAGAATGGGAATCCATCACTGGACATCGCTTATTGGAGCGCTATGGCATGACTGAA TTTATCATTGCGCTGTTAAATCCTTTGAAAGGTGAGCGTAAAGCAGGCACCGTTGGCAAACCGTTACCTGGTGTGCAG GTCAAGATTCTTGCAGACGAGGAGCATGAGAGTGGGGAATCGGAGGGTGGCGAGCTTTGCGTTAAAAGCCCTTCATTGTTTAAAGAATATTATAATCTTCCCGAG AAAATGAAGGAATCGTTTACAGATGACGGATTCTTTAAGACCGGAGATGTTGTCACTACAGATAAAGACGgatatttcatcattttaggAC GAAAGAACGCGGATATAATCAAGAACGGTGGCTATAAGCTGTCTGCATTAGAAATTGAATCAGTAATAGTAGAG CATCCAGCAGTTTCGGAATGTTGTGTTTTGGGAATACCGGACAAAGTCTACGGAGAAATTGTTTGTGCAATCATCGTGCCAGCCGCAAAGAGCGAAGAAGAGTCGAAGCTTGCTCTAAGCCTAGTAGAGTTATCCACTTGGGCCAAAACTAAACTTGCACCTTACAAG ATACCAACTCGACTTATCGTGTGGGAGTCACTCCCTCGCAATGCAATGGGGAAG GTAAACAAAAAAGACCTGAAGAAGTTGGTGACTTCAGAATGA
- the LOC131603548 gene encoding probable CoA ligase CCL8 — MEIFKAIAKQEVATHESVAIRVDQKSYSYNQLISSAQKLSNLLCENDVEGNLGGARIGIVAKPSAEFVVGILATWFSGGVAVPLALSFPEVELLYVINNSDVSAILSTEDHSELMQSIANKTSSRFFHIPPVPNKSSEKSNNEHSQNGKLDADRIFLENIGKSIEDPALIIYTSGTTGKPKGVVHTHRSILAQVQALTKAWEFTSADRFLHLHVHGLVKGLLAPLYVGSTVEFLPKFSVSGIWKRWRESYPTEGHKAHDAITIFTGVSMISINIEQIYDTVHSHKITEV, encoded by the exons ATGGAAATCTTCAAAGCAATTGCGAAACAAGAAGTTGCGACTCATGAAAGTGTTGCTATCAGAGTTGATCAGAAGAGTTATAGTTACAATCAGCTCATCTCATCGGCACAAAAGCTATCTAATCTCTTGTGTGAAAATGATGTCGAG GGAAATCTTGGAGGAGCTCGAATAGGAATTGTAGCCAAACCGTCTGCAGAATTTGTTGTCGGAATACTTGCAACTTGGTTTAGCGGAGGTGTTGCTGTTCCACTTGCACTAAGCTTTCCAGAAGTAGAGCTCCTGTATGTGATAAATAATTCG GATGTGTCTGCAATACTGAGTACCGAAGATCATAGTGAGTTAATGCAAAGCATTGCCAACAAAACATCTTCTCGGTTTTTTCATATTCCGCCCGTTCCTAATAAGTCCTCAGAGAAAAGCAACAATGAACATTCACAAAATGGAAAACTTGACGCAGACAGAATTTTCCTGGAAAATATCGGAAAATCAA TTGAAGATCCAGCATTGATAATATACACTAGCGGCACAACAGGTAAGCCTAAGGGAGTTGTTCATACACACAGAAGCATCCTTGCTCAGGTCCAAGCATTGACAAAAGCATGGGAGTTTACATCAGCTGATCGGTTTTTGCATT TACATGTCCATGGACTTGTCAAGGGTTTACTAGCACCTCTCTACGTCGGTTCCACG GTTGAGTTTCTTCCAAAATTTAGTGTTAGTGGAATTTGGAAAAGATGGCGCGAGTCATATCCAACCGAAGGACACAAGGCTCATGACGCTATAACTATATTCACCGGAGTAAGTATGATTAGTATCAACATTGAGCAAATCTATGATACGGTTCATTCTCATAAAATAACAGAAGTATGA